The sequence below is a genomic window from Desulfovibrio sp. JC022.
GCTTTTATTCATTGCTGTTCATCTCTTTTTTCTCAGATTTTGATTCGTCACGGAGATGGGATTGTCCCAGCCCGTTTCCGGCCTTTTTCACCATTTTAAAAATGGCAAATACGATGACCAGCATGATAATTATTGCTTCGACGCCTTCACCAGTCATTTTATCCCCCGTGCAACCTCAATTGCAGTTAATGTGAATGTCCGTGCAATGATTCACCTTTCACCAAAGCTGTTACCTTGGGAACAGCGATTAAGGCAAGCAGAATGAGTGCGCAGACGGTGAAGAACAACCCATGCACATCTTCCTGACCGGACTGGACCCAGTCAGAGATGCTCAGGCCCAGTGAGTAGTATAGCCAGTTGGCAAACATACCCAGAACAAGGGAGCAGCCGATGATGGAGCCGAGGTAGATAAATGCGGATCGCTTGCCCAGCAGCTTGGCAACCACAGTGAATGAGGCCGCATTGGTTGCCGGACCTGCCAGCAGGAAAACCAGTGCTGCTCCGGGGGAAAGACCCTTCAGGGCAAGTGCCGCTGCAATGGGAGTGGAGGCGGTAGCGCAAACATAAAGCGGAATAGCCGCCGCCAGCATGATCAGCAGGGGCAGGAAACCGTCACCGAGGTTCTTTTCAATAAAGCCGTCCGGGATAAGCGCACCGAATATCCCGGCCAGCAGGACCCCGCCGAGAAACCAGAGTCCGATATCCTGAAGCAGGTTGCCGAAGGAGTATTGCATGCCGAAGACCATTTTTCCTGAAAATGATTCAGGGCGTTCATCATCATGGCTGTGTCCGCACCCGCAGCCGGAATCTGAGCAGCTTATGTGATCATGGTCATGATTGTCATGGGAACCGCACCCGCAACCTGAAGATTTCAGCGCATCTTCCATTTTGGGAAGCAGTACAGCGTCAGGGATAAGTTTGGGTGCTTCCTTGTTGCTTCCGTTTTTTTTCTCATGCCTGTCTACCATTATACCGGCTACCACAGCGGTGAAGAATGCGGCAAATGGTCTGAAAACAGCCATTACCGGATCAAGCAGGGCATAGGTAACAGCGATGGAATCCACTCCGGTTTCAGGTGTAGAAATCAGGAAGGAGGTTGTAGCACCCTTGCTTGCTCCCTGTTGGCGAAGTTGCGCTGCTGCCGGGATCACTCCGCAGCTGCAAAGTGGAATGGGCACGCCAAGAATGGAGGCTTTAAACACATCGGAAGTTTTGCCGGAACCGAGGTTTTTTGAAATGAATTCCGGGCCAACAAATGCTTTGAGCAGTCCGGCGATAAAGAAACCCAATAGCATGAAAGGTGCAGATTGAAGCAGAACCTCCCATGATTCGTGGCCGATGGTCAGAATTATATCTAACATTTATTTATCTCCTTGAGGAATTTCACAACCGTCTCCCTGCATATGCGCAAGGGCGGTCTGCATAATTATTTCCACATGCTTATCGTTAAGGCTGTAAATTGCTCTGCGTCCGTCTTTTTTAAAGCGGACCATGCGTGCCGTTCTAAGGATTCTCAGCTGATGGGAAATTGCTGAATGGGTCATTCCCAGAAGATCAGAAAGGTCGCAAACACAGAGGTTGCTGATGGAGAGAGCGTGCAGGATTTTAATCCTGACCGGTTCCCCGAGAATCTTGAAAGTTGCAGCCAGGTCATCCAGTGTTTCTTCGGGACAACTCTTCTTGTTGACTTGTTCCACTGCTCCCGGTGTGGGATTGTGTCCAGTGCAACATGCGGAATTATTTGTCATGATTAAACTCGATATGTTAATATGTGAACAACTGTTCATATATTAAGCTCAGCAAATGAGAAGTCAAGCTGAAAAAGTCTGTCGCGTTCAATATTCTCTGATCATTGTACTATGTGGAAAATATATAATTTAATTTCAGTTGGTATTTATTTAAGATAATGAAATTGATTGTGTCCACCAGTGGTGGAAATTGGTATCATATTTCTGCAAGGAGCATGGCGTGGCAGATACTTCCCGAAACATAGTTTATATTGACCCTGATCTTTATGATCTGGTTCCTGTTCTTATTGACTCCTTGTCAGCGGAACTGGAGGAAATGGTCAGTTGTATGGGAAAACAGGATTATGTAAATTTCCGGGAAAAAATACATTCCTCCAAAGGGGCGGCCTTGACCTTCGGTTTCAAAGCATATGCCGAGGAGTTAACGGCCTTGCGGGAGGCTGTGGTTGCGCAGGATAGTGGGGAGTTGCTGCAGAGTCTCGGCAGGTTGAAGATTCTTTTGAAAGAGACATCGTTTATTCCTGCTGGATGATTAAAGTGCTATTAGCAGTTCCCGCGTTTTTTGGTTTATGCCCGGAGCACCGCTTTCCCGTGGTCCGGCTACGTTCATTACCTTTATATTGTGGGCTGTAATCCATGCTCTGATTGTTTGTGCCGCATCCCGCCTGTCCAGAGAGATTACAGCTATGGGTTTCCCATGCTTGCGGGCCAGTCTGATGGTCAGCGCGGTTCCTTTGGACTCGGTATGGCCGGGAAGCACGAGTGTTCCGTCTGAGTCGAGCACATTTTTTTCTGTCCTTTTCCAGTACTGCCAGTCTACCATTTCCTGCATGTTGTATTTTGCCGGGATGGGGCCATCTTCAGCCTTGCGCCCTTTTGGGCACCAGCCCCGATGCGCTAAATTACGTTCTATTGCTGCGTCCAGTGCGCCGCGGTCCACTCCGGTCTGCCCTCCGGATACGAAGGTCATGTCTTGAGGAAGTGAATCCGCTCCTTTCGGAAATGTACTGGGTTGTATATCCGATTCTCCGCCGCATTGCGGGCAGATTAATTTTATTTTGTGTTGGATCAGGGCCGCTCGTCTCTCAAAAGATTCAAGCGGTCCTGTCCACGAACACTTTGTACAACTGGCGAATTTTCTGGTTCCGTATTCTGTTGGTCTTTCCATAGGAATGGAAATATCAGTTTTCTGGTAAAATAACAATCTGTACTTCGGGGATTTGTGATAATCTGTCCAAATCAAGGTTGGCACTCAGTTCCGCAGTGATAAAGATTGTCCCCTTGAATCCTGAAGATACCCGCGTCCATAGATCCGCAGGCGGGCAGTAATTGATTTTTCCGGGGCAGATTACCAGCAGGTTTTCTGTGGGCGGATTATCTTCCTTGCCCAGAACCATACAGGGATCAGTCATGATCAGGTCTTCCGAAAGCAGGCCGTGAATGGTTTCCACCAGTCTCTTTTCATCAATGGGCTTGATCAGAGCCGCGTCTCCCCCTGCTTGTTGACCTTCAGCCAGTGCGCTGATGACAAGTACAGGAATATGCCGTGTAGACGGGTCCTGACGCAGGACAGTAATGGCTTGCGCCCCGTCCATGACCGGCATTTTCAGGTCCATAGTGATTAATTGCGGCAGACGGGTTTTGGCTGTTTCCACCGCTTCCTGCCCGTTGGTAACTGTTATGATTCTGTATCCTTCTTCTTCAAGTACCTGAGAAAGGAATTCATTCAGTGCCGGGTCGTCGTCCGCAACCATAATCAGCGGGCTGTCGGAACTTCCGGGATGCACGGCATTTCTGGGTACTGCTTTTGCCACCGGAGTGGGAATCGGAGTACTTTCTTCAGGTGTGTCAATTGCCAGAGTGAAATGGAATGAGCTTCCTTCTCCTCGCTTACTGTCCACCCAGATGCGGCCTTTATGGTGGTCTACAATCTGTTTACAGATGGGCAGTCCAAGCCCGGTTCCCTTGGGTTTTCCAGTCAGGGTGTCACCGGCCTGCTTGAACCGTTCGAAGATTTTTTTCTGGTCATCAGGTGAAATTCCGCTACCGGTGTCACTGACGCTGACCATGATTTCATCATCGTGGGATCGTGCCGTGCAGGTGATGTAGCCGGAGTCTGTGAATTTTACGGCATTGGAAATGAGGTTGACCAGCACCTGCATGACTCTGTCCCGGTCACCGTACATGGTTGGGATGTCTTCATCCACGTCAATAACCATTTCGAGATCCTGTGCTTTCCATAGAGGAGTGGTCGTCTGGACCGAGGTTTCAATAACTTCTGAAATCTCAATGGGAACCTTTTTCCAGTCGATTTTGCCGGACTCCATTTTTGCGATATCCAGAACATCGTTAATCAATTCAGTCAGCCGCTGGCCTTCGGAAACAATGATACCGATATTGTCCTGCACCTGATTGATGGCCCGTTGGGTTTTTTTGTCCGGTGCTTCACAGACGGGGAAGACTGATTTTTCCAGTTTTTTCTTGATGATCTTTGCAAAGCCGAGAATCGATGTCATGGGCGTGCGTAGCTCATGGGAGACTGTGGAAATGAAGTCCGTCTTAAGGTTATCCACTTCCTTTTCATAAGTAATGTCACGCACCAGAATAACTGCCCCAAGGCAGACATTGCTGTCACCTGTCTCACCTGTTTTGTGGATGGGGGTGGCTACAGCTTTGCCGGTTCTGCGTCCGGAAAGTTCAATTTCGGAAGAGTAGACTTCGTGTTCGCATCCTTTGACCAGCTCAAAAAGGGCAGTCATTTCATCAGGGAAAAATGCTTTGATATCTTTGTTTCGAACTTCATTTTCAGTAAAGCCGAAGAGATCCCCCAGAACCGGGTTGGTGACGGATATTTTGCCGCTGATATCAACAACCAGCAATCCGTCAGCAAGATTGTCCATAATTACTTCCATGTAAGTCAGGGTATCCTGTAACTCACTGGTGGCATTGCCCACCGCCCGTTCCAGACCTGAGATGAGGGTGGTCAATTCATCGGCCATGTTTTTCATGGTCCCGCCGAGCAACCCGATTTCATCATTGGATGTAATTTCGATTTCTGCGGTGAAGTCGTGGGCGGAAAGTTTTTTTGCATATTCAGTCAACTGATTGAGCGGCTCTGAAATTCTTTTGACCATCATATAGAGGATAAACACACTTCCCCAGAAGATGAAAAACATGACCACCTGTAATTTTGCAATGGCCGCCCAGACATATTTATTAATAATGCCTTTATCCATGCCCACATGAACATACCCGGCCATTCCGGCGAGGATGGGCTTGGTTATATCAATAACATCACCCATGCCGGGAACGTCCATTTCACGTATGGATACGGATTTGGGATGGATGCTTGTTCCACCCAGAATTTCCGGTACTTCCGGTACAAATGTGTGCGAAACAATGTCACCGTTTGAATCCTGCACGTAAACGTAGGCGGCTCCATCGCTGTCCTTAAACTGATCTATCATGGACTGGATGGTTGAGGCATCTCTGTTGAGCAGGATTTCCACACTGGAGCTGGC
It includes:
- a CDS encoding putative molybdenum carrier protein, producing MTFVSGGQTGVDRGALDAAIERNLAHRGWCPKGRKAEDGPIPAKYNMQEMVDWQYWKRTEKNVLDSDGTLVLPGHTESKGTALTIRLARKHGKPIAVISLDRRDAAQTIRAWITAHNIKVMNVAGPRESGAPGINQKTRELLIAL
- a CDS encoding ATP-binding protein is translated as MKMRMSKIFQKTLLLNFILFGVISTSMSLVSALTLHNHMVDEYVSKGKAIASSIASSSVEILLNRDASTIQSMIDQFKDSDGAAYVYVQDSNGDIVSHTFVPEVPEILGGTSIHPKSVSIREMDVPGMGDVIDITKPILAGMAGYVHVGMDKGIINKYVWAAIAKLQVVMFFIFWGSVFILYMMVKRISEPLNQLTEYAKKLSAHDFTAEIEITSNDEIGLLGGTMKNMADELTTLISGLERAVGNATSELQDTLTYMEVIMDNLADGLLVVDISGKISVTNPVLGDLFGFTENEVRNKDIKAFFPDEMTALFELVKGCEHEVYSSEIELSGRRTGKAVATPIHKTGETGDSNVCLGAVILVRDITYEKEVDNLKTDFISTVSHELRTPMTSILGFAKIIKKKLEKSVFPVCEAPDKKTQRAINQVQDNIGIIVSEGQRLTELINDVLDIAKMESGKIDWKKVPIEISEVIETSVQTTTPLWKAQDLEMVIDVDEDIPTMYGDRDRVMQVLVNLISNAVKFTDSGYITCTARSHDDEIMVSVSDTGSGISPDDQKKIFERFKQAGDTLTGKPKGTGLGLPICKQIVDHHKGRIWVDSKRGEGSSFHFTLAIDTPEESTPIPTPVAKAVPRNAVHPGSSDSPLIMVADDDPALNEFLSQVLEEEGYRIITVTNGQEAVETAKTRLPQLITMDLKMPVMDGAQAITVLRQDPSTRHIPVLVISALAEGQQAGGDAALIKPIDEKRLVETIHGLLSEDLIMTDPCMVLGKEDNPPTENLLVICPGKINYCPPADLWTRVSSGFKGTIFITAELSANLDLDRLSQIPEVQIVILPEN
- a CDS encoding metalloregulator ArsR/SmtB family transcription factor, which produces MTNNSACCTGHNPTPGAVEQVNKKSCPEETLDDLAATFKILGEPVRIKILHALSISNLCVCDLSDLLGMTHSAISHQLRILRTARMVRFKKDGRRAIYSLNDKHVEIIMQTALAHMQGDGCEIPQGDK
- a CDS encoding SO_0444 family Cu/Zn efflux transporter, producing the protein MLDIILTIGHESWEVLLQSAPFMLLGFFIAGLLKAFVGPEFISKNLGSGKTSDVFKASILGVPIPLCSCGVIPAAAQLRQQGASKGATTSFLISTPETGVDSIAVTYALLDPVMAVFRPFAAFFTAVVAGIMVDRHEKKNGSNKEAPKLIPDAVLLPKMEDALKSSGCGCGSHDNHDHDHISCSDSGCGCGHSHDDERPESFSGKMVFGMQYSFGNLLQDIGLWFLGGVLLAGIFGALIPDGFIEKNLGDGFLPLLIMLAAAIPLYVCATASTPIAAALALKGLSPGAALVFLLAGPATNAASFTVVAKLLGKRSAFIYLGSIIGCSLVLGMFANWLYYSLGLSISDWVQSGQEDVHGLFFTVCALILLALIAVPKVTALVKGESLHGHSH